Within Actinoplanes sp. L3-i22, the genomic segment GCCTGACCCGTGGGTGACTGAAGATCGCGGGGCGTGTCAGTCATCCACTCCTCGACCTCCATCGGCGCGTCAGCCAGATGAACTGTTTTCGCCCGCTCGCCGGGCTCCGGACTTGTCAACGGCACGAGCCCTCAGGCTATGACCGCTCGCGACGTTGCCATTGCGTGGTAATTTTCCTCAACCCACTGTCGCCTGAGCGTCGAGTGCTTCTCCGAGGCTGCCCCTTGTGCTGAACCGCCGATGAGCGGGCCCGGAATGACTGCTGCGGTCTCGATTCCGCGCCGGCACCGGTCCTGCCACCACAGGACCGTGTCGATCAGGGCTGACCACCGGCAGGGGCGCCGAGCGGCACGGCGACTGCCCCTGCCCTGGCCGGAGCGCACGACGGCGGGCCGCGTCCGGGGTGGACGCGGCCCGCTGGGTCGAACGCGGAACTCAGGCCGGGCGGGAGCGCAGCCCGGCGATGCCGATGAGGATGCCGGCGATCCCGACGAAGCACAGCGTCGTCGCGCCGATCAGCACGAACGTCGCCAGGCCCAGGCCCGGCCACACCAGGATCGCGATCGAGACCAGGACCACGCACAGGCCCAGCGCGATCCGCCAGCCCGCGCCCGGCTCCCGGTCCCCCACCGAGGTGAAGATCTCGGCCAGGCCGTCCAGCAGCCAGCCCAGCGCCACGATGAGCAGCAGCAGTTTCAGCGAGCCGGTCACGTTGCGCAGGCAGAGGATGCCGAGCAGCGCGACCAGCACGCCGAAGATCACGCCGAGGATCCGCCCGGTGACCGGGGCGTCCGGGACGAACAGGAACTGACATGCCCGGACCACGCCGAGCAGGAGCAGGTTCAGCCCGAACAGGAAGCCGACGACCTGCAGTGTCGCGGACGGCCAGGCGAACGCGACGATCCCCAGGATCAGCGCGAACACCCCGGCGACCAGACTGACCCAACCAGAGCTTCGCATCACGGACGCTCCCTAACGCTGACGGACCTCACGGCCGTGCACGGCCAGGGCGTAGATGACCAGGACGTCGGTGGCGATCACGATGGTGCACCAGACCGGGTACGCCGGCAGGAACATCATGTTCGCGAGCGCGCTGAGGGCCGCGGCGATGATGCCGAGGACCCGGGCCCACATCTGCCCGAGGAACACGCCGATGCCGGTCAGCACCAGGAGCAGGCCGAGCACCAGGTGGGTCCAGCCCCACGTGGTGTAGTCGAAGGTCAGCACCAGCCCGGACCGGGTGGTCACGTAGTAGTCGTCCCGGAGGATCGCGACGAACCCCTCGATCGCCTGGAACGCGCCGCCGAGCAGCAGCATCACCCCGGCGAACACGACCATGCCGATCCAGGCGGTGGGCTCCCCCACCCGCCCCGGCGGGACATAGGGCTGCTCGTCGGTGTACGCCGACCCCTGCTGTGTCTCAGACATGTCGAACTCCCTCGATTCAGTTCTCGTGGCGGCGCCGGACCGGCGCCTGTGGCAGGTCGATGCAGGCCGCCGCCAGGTACGGGCCGACCAGCTCGGTCCGGGACGCGGCCTCGGTGGCCATCTCGAGCACCTCGTGGGCGGTCCGGATCCGGACCGCGACCAGGAACCGCTTGCGGACCCGCCGGCGCCGTACGCCCTCCGGCAGCACCACGCCCGCCAGTCGCAGCGTCCGGTCGAACACCGGGCCGCGCCGGATCACCAGCAGCTCCCCGGACCAGCGCGCCCACATCCAGCGGGACCAGCGCCGCCCGCGGCGCCGGATCCGGCACCGGAACGTGCCGAGGTCCTCGGCGAACCGGCGGCGGTTCCGCCGTTCCCGGCCGGCCGCGACCAGCACCAGGCCGACCAGGAAGAACAGCACCAGCATGGTCATCGGACCTCCCGTGGACTCGCGTCATCCCCGGTGGATGAGCCCCGGGTCCAGTTCCGGGGCCGCCAGTTCTCGACCACCTTGGCGACCGCGGTGACCAGGAAGAGCTGGCCGGTGAGCGCCTCGAAGACGGCGATCGTCTGGGCCGGGTTGCCGGCCGGGACGAGGTCGCCGTACCCGGTGGTGGTCACCGTGACGAAGCTGAAGAACAACGCCTCGGACAGCGGCGGGTCACCGCGCTCGCCGAAGAGCGGGCCGGACTGGATCGCCGCCAGGCACTCGTAGGAGAACGCGAACGCCATCCCGATCAGCAGGTACGCGGCCAGCGCCCCGAGCATCGTCTGCAGGTCGACCCGCTCCCGGCGGCCCAGGTCGCGGACGATCGCGATCGGCGCCAGCAGGTACAGCACCGCGGCCGCGGAGAACGCGATCCCGGTCAGCGGGCCGATCCGCAGCGCGCTGGCCAGGCCCGCGGCCAGGGCCAGCACGAACACGACCGCGCCGGCCACCCGGAGCCCGGGCCGGGCCCGGGCCACCCGCAGCGACTGCCAGACCGTGGCGGTCTGCACGGTGAGCAGGACCGTCACCACCCAGCGCCGCTCGGCGAACAGCGCCAGCACGTAGGTGCTCACGATCAGGAGCAGGACGACGCCGTACCCGAAGCGGGGTTTCATCCGGCGGGATCGTCGTCCGCCGGCAGGCGGCGGACCTCGATCAGCCGCAGCCCCAGCCCGTGGATCCGGGAGATCAGGCCGACCACCGCGGACTGATCCGGGAGACTGCCGTGCAGCACGGTCTCCGGCGGCTCGACGCTGACGGTCAGGTCGCGCAGCTCGTCGAGCACCTCGTCGGGAATCACCCCGGAGACCCGGACCTGGTAGGTCGCGTCGGACATGGTGGCCACCTCCTAGTCAGCGGCGCGGAGCAGACCGAGCCGGAACAGCCGCTCGATGCGCCGGACGGTGTACGGGTGCGACTGCGGGAGCTGGGCCAGCTCGACCCAGAACCCGCGCAGCGCCTGGCCCTGCCGGATCAGCTGGTGCACGTCGGTGGTGTGCTCGGTGTGCCGCCCGGAGGCGAGCAGCACCAGCCCGGTGGCACCGGACGGGCACAGGTGCGCGCCCTGCCGGTCGCAGGAGTACTCCCGCAGCCGGGACAGGGTCGGCCCGAGCACCGGGATCCGTTCGGAGTAGGCGACCGAGAGCTGGTACCACAGCGAGACGTGGTGCAGCCGGATGTGCCCGAGCTCGTGGCCGAGGATGAACTTCAGGCCCTCCCGGTTGTTCTGCTGCAGGTTCGCGAACAGCTCGTTGGAGAGCACCACGTAGTCGTGGCCGGTGGCCTGGGCGGCGAACGCGTTCAGCGTGCCGTTGCCGTTGGCCAGGTAGAGGGTCGGCCGGCGGGGCAGCCCGAGCCGGTGGGCGAAGTCGTCGGCGGTCTTGTACAGCTCGCCGTACTGATGTGGACTCAACTCGACCGCGGTGCCGCGCACCGAGGCGCGCTGCGTCTCACGGATCACCACCAGGACCGGAACCAGCAGCAGCAGCCCGATGAAGGCGCTGCGCACGGCGGTCGCCCAGCCGGTGTCCACCAGCCGATCCGGCAGGTAGGGCAGGGTGATCGCGGCCTGCAGGATCAGCCAGATGATGATCAGGTTGAGCACCACCATGAACACGTAGAACGGCATCTCGGCCGGGTGCCGCAACCGTTGGGACACGGAGTCCTCCTTCCCCCCGCGGTCCGGGACGCCGCGGCTCGCTGCCGACTTTCCGCGTCGCCGCGCCGCGCCACCTCATCCCGCCGGAGTGAGGCCGGTGGATGGCGCCCCGGGGAGGCTTTCCAGAACACAAAGACCGGAGACCCTTTTTCGTACGTACGGACGGGAGGCCGCCATGGCCGGCGAGGGACGACCGTGGATGGCCCGTCTGGCGTTCGTCGCGGCGGCCGCCGCGACGGCGGTGCTCCTGCTGGCCGCCGGGCTGGCCGCCAGCCTCGCGCTGCTGCTCACCGCGGCGCTGGGCAGCGCGGTCACGCTGACCGGCGCGTGGTGGTTCCTGACCCACCGGGGGCCGGTGCGCTGGGCGGCCGGGGTGGTCGTGGTGCTCGCCCCGGTGGTGGTGGCGGTGCTCTACGCGCGCGCGAACCTGGTCGGCGAGGTGGTCCTGTTCGGCCTGCTGTGGGCCGGCGCGGTGGCCGCCGGGCGGCGCGCCCTGGCGGTCGCCGCCGAGCCGGTGGTGCTGCGGACCCCGCCGCCGGCCCGGCCGTTCCTGATCATGAATCCGCGGTCCGGCGGCGGGAAGGTCGCCCGGTTCCGGCTCGACGAGCGGGCGGCGGCGCTGGGCGCGGAGGTGTTCCTGCTGGACGGGCCGGCGGTCGACGTGGCCGCGGTCGCCCGGCAGGCCGTGCTGGACGGCGCGGACCTGCTCGGCGTGGCCGGCGGCGACGGGACCCAGGCGCTGGTCGCCGGGATCGCCGCGGAGCACGACGTCCCGTTCCTGGTGCTGGCGGCCGGCACCCGCAACCACTTCGCGCTGGATCTCGGGCTGGACCGGGACGACCCGGCGGCCGGGCTGGACGCGCTCACCGACGGCGAGGAGGTCCGGATCGACCTGGGGCTGATCGGCGACCGGACGTTCGTGAACAACGCGTCGTTCGGCGCGTACGCGGCGGTGGTGGGCAGCGCGGACTACCGCGACGCCAAGCTGAGCACCGCCCTGGACCTGCTGCCGGCCGTGCTGAACCGGCCCTCGCCGCTGCGGCTGACCGTCGGCGGCGCCACGCTGAGCGGGCCGCAGGCCGTGCTGATCAGCAACAACGCCTACCGGATGGATCTCGGGCGGCGGTCCGGGCTGGACCACGGGGAGCTGGGCGTGCTGGCCGTCGCGGTGCACCGCCGGCGCCCGCTGACCGTCCGGGCCGCCCGCGAGGTGGTCGTGGACGCGGACGGGCCGACGGTTCCGGTGGGGGTGGACGGCGAGGCACTGGCGCTGGCCACGCCCGTACATCTGCGAATCTGCCCCGGGGCTCTGCGGGTGCGGCTGCCCCGGCAGCGGCCGGGGGTGCCCGCCGCTCCCCCGCATCTGGACTGGAGACGGTTGCGGCGGCTGGCTTTCGCCGGCCGCCGCGGGACTCCGTCGATCAGCGGCGGCGTCCGACCCGCCGGGTGACGCGGCGGGCGGTACGACGGCCGGTACGGCGGGCGACCCTGCGTGATCCGAACATGATGAACTCCTTCCTCGGCCGGGTCCGACTAGGACCCGGCGTTCTCCAGGTCGTGCAGTTCCTTGGCCTGCTCGGCGCTGATCAGTCCGATCCCGATCAGGTCGAACGGGCTGATGAAGCCGTCCCCGATCCGGTATCCGCCGGCCCGGGCGATCGCGTCGCGCAGCGGCACCGCCCAGTGGTGCTCGATCATGATCAGGGCGGCCGCGCTGTCGTTCGGGATCTCCGCCAGGACGTCCCAGGCCTGCGCGTCGTTGAAGACCTCGACCTTGCCGGCGGCGTCGGCGGCGGCGGCCCCGAGGGCGGCGCCGGCCTCCATCCCGGTCTCGCCCTCGATGCCCAGGCCGACCAGGGCGCCGATCTTGCTGCCCAGCTCGATCGCCTCCTCCCGGGTGAGGTTGCTCAGGTGCTCGACCTCCATCGCACCTTCCGGGTCCTTGTAGACGGCGAGCGCGTCGATCACCCGCACGGTGTCGTTCTGCCGCAGGCGTTCCAGCTCGGCGATGACCTCGCCGTGGAAGTCCGGATTCCGGAAGCCCAGGACGATCAGCTGAACGGGTCCGATGGCCATGTGATGCCCCTTTCGTCGCCCTCGATCCTGGGTCGGGGCGGCCCGCGACCGCCTCATCCGGTGCGGGTGAGGACCGGGCACCGCGGGCGGGCGACGCTGACGCCATGAAGCGTTTCCTGGCCCTGCCCGTCCTGCTGATCCTGTCCGGCTGCACCACCACCGCCGAGGCCACGATCGCCCCGCCGCCGGTCTGCGAGAGCTGGGACGCCGTGCAGAACACCGTGGACCACATCCGTGACGTGAACGTGTCGGCGAACGGGCTGTCCGCGCTGGGCCCGTACCTGACCCAGCTGCGCGACGAGCTCAACCAGCTCGCCGCCGACGCGAGGGCGCAGTTCAGCACCGAGGCCGACGCGCTGCGGGCCGCCACCGACCAGCTCGGCGCCAGCCTGCGGGCCGCCAAGGACAACCCCGACAGGCAACACCTTTCCGCCGTACGGGCGTCGGTCGCGGACGTCCGGACCACCGCGAACACCCTGCACAACGTCATGCTGTCGACCTGCTGAGAGAGGAACAGGGCCATGGAGGTCGAGGAAAGCCGGGCCACCGGCTGGGTCGCCTGGGTGCTCTTCGGCGGGATCCTGCTGGTCCTGCTCGGCGCGCTGCACCTGTGCCTGGGCGTGGTCGCGCTGGTCCGGCCGGAGTTCATCGCCGGCGACCGCGCCGACCAGCTGACCGACCTGTCGCCGGCCGCGATCGGGTGGATCCACGTGGTGCTCGGGGCGCTCGCCCTGATCACCGGGCCGGCCCTGATCCGCGGCCTGGACTGGGCGCGCGCGGTGTCGGTCGGGCTCGCGGTGCTGGCCGCGCTGGTGAACTTCGTGTTCCTGGCCGTCTACCCGGCCTGGTCGGTGATCGGGATCGGGCTGGCCGGGCTGATCGCGTGGGCGGTCGCGGCGCACGGCCGCGAGGTCGCCGACGCGTACGGGTCGTGATCCGCGGTCTCGACGAGTGGCAGCGGCGGCACCGGGCGCCCGGCTTCGGCTGGGCCGTCGTCCGTAAGTACCTGGACGACGGCGGGCCCCGGGAGGCCGCGCTGATCACGTACTACGGGTTCCTCAGCCTCTTCCCCGCGCTGCTGCTCGGCGTGGTGGCGGTGTCCCGCGCCCTGACCACCCGGCCCGAGCTGCGCCAGGAGGTGGTCACCGCGATCGTGCCGCCGACGCTGCGGGCCGACGTCGACGCCGCGATCGCCGCGCTGCCGACGTCGACCGCGGCCCTGGTGATCGGGCTGGCCGGGCTCGCGTACACCGCCGCCGGGGTGGTCATGTCGGCCTACGCGACCCTCAACCACCTGGCCGCGGTCCCCCATCGGCGGCGCTCCGGCCTGCTCTCCTGGGCCCTGCGGGTGCTGGCCGGGCTGGCCGTCCTGCTGGTCGGCGTGGTGACCGCCGCGCTGCTGCCGCCGGTCGGCGCGTTCGGCACCGCGTTCGCCGTGCTGCTGCTGGTGGCGTGGCTGCTGCTGGACCGGCCGGCGCCGCTGCGGGCGCTCTGGCCGGCCGGGCTGCTCGGCGCCGCGGCGGTGACGCTGCTGCTCGAGGTGGGCTCCTCGGTGCTGCCCCGGCTGATCCGCCGGGCCGGACCGGTCTACGGCGGGTTCGCCACCGCGGCGGCC encodes:
- a CDS encoding HdeD family acid-resistance protein, with the protein product MRSSGWVSLVAGVFALILGIVAFAWPSATLQVVGFLFGLNLLLLGVVRACQFLFVPDAPVTGRILGVIFGVLVALLGILCLRNVTGSLKLLLLIVALGWLLDGLAEIFTSVGDREPGAGWRIALGLCVVLVSIAILVWPGLGLATFVLIGATTLCFVGIAGILIGIAGLRSRPA
- a CDS encoding potassium channel family protein, encoding MKPRFGYGVVLLLIVSTYVLALFAERRWVVTVLLTVQTATVWQSLRVARARPGLRVAGAVVFVLALAAGLASALRIGPLTGIAFSAAAVLYLLAPIAIVRDLGRRERVDLQTMLGALAAYLLIGMAFAFSYECLAAIQSGPLFGERGDPPLSEALFFSFVTVTTTGYGDLVPAGNPAQTIAVFEALTGQLFLVTAVAKVVENWRPRNWTRGSSTGDDASPREVR
- a CDS encoding M48 family metallopeptidase — encoded protein: MSQRLRHPAEMPFYVFMVVLNLIIIWLILQAAITLPYLPDRLVDTGWATAVRSAFIGLLLLVPVLVVIRETQRASVRGTAVELSPHQYGELYKTADDFAHRLGLPRRPTLYLANGNGTLNAFAAQATGHDYVVLSNELFANLQQNNREGLKFILGHELGHIRLHHVSLWYQLSVAYSERIPVLGPTLSRLREYSCDRQGAHLCPSGATGLVLLASGRHTEHTTDVHQLIRQGQALRGFWVELAQLPQSHPYTVRRIERLFRLGLLRAAD
- a CDS encoding diacylglycerol kinase family protein; its protein translation is MARLAFVAAAAATAVLLLAAGLAASLALLLTAALGSAVTLTGAWWFLTHRGPVRWAAGVVVVLAPVVVAVLYARANLVGEVVLFGLLWAGAVAAGRRALAVAAEPVVLRTPPPARPFLIMNPRSGGGKVARFRLDERAAALGAEVFLLDGPAVDVAAVARQAVLDGADLLGVAGGDGTQALVAGIAAEHDVPFLVLAAGTRNHFALDLGLDRDDPAAGLDALTDGEEVRIDLGLIGDRTFVNNASFGAYAAVVGSADYRDAKLSTALDLLPAVLNRPSPLRLTVGGATLSGPQAVLISNNAYRMDLGRRSGLDHGELGVLAVAVHRRRPLTVRAAREVVVDADGPTVPVGVDGEALALATPVHLRICPGALRVRLPRQRPGVPAAPPHLDWRRLRRLAFAGRRGTPSISGGVRPAG
- a CDS encoding YihY/virulence factor BrkB family protein, giving the protein MIRGLDEWQRRHRAPGFGWAVVRKYLDDGGPREAALITYYGFLSLFPALLLGVVAVSRALTTRPELRQEVVTAIVPPTLRADVDAAIAALPTSTAALVIGLAGLAYTAAGVVMSAYATLNHLAAVPHRRRSGLLSWALRVLAGLAVLLVGVVTAALLPPVGAFGTAFAVLLLVAWLLLDRPAPLRALWPAGLLGAAAVTLLLEVGSSVLPRLIRRAGPVYGGFATAAAIFTLLYLLSNALVLAAEVAAVRWGRLWPRGLDTGRPTAADLRAYELLRREQERIDPGPPRPAREPADPAGTTPPPGR